GGCCACAACCTGCTCCTCCACCGAGCCAGCCTCCGGGTCCCTAGATGCACTCTCGCTCCCCACAGCTTGTGCATATGAGCGGGGTTTCACTTTTAGCCCCGTCACGATCACATCATTCAGTCTAGAATACTGCTCCAGATCTTCCACTTTCCTCTCCAACTCGCCAATCTTCTTATCCCTCTCCTGGATGCACATACGGAGCTCCATGACTTCGTTTAAGAATTATATCCTGTTTAATCCGTATGTCATTTACGTCTTGTGAAAGACATtgaagtgactttttaatgtcCTCGTTTTCCTCCGCCGCTGGGGTTCTCTTCGGTCCCGTGACGACGAGCCCTTAAGACCCCACAGTCTGGTCAGAGATGATATTTAGCTGCTCAGCGATGTGTTGACAACTTCtgcgtctttgttagcagctaacaagctaagctaactagcgagctaagctaagtcAGCACGAAACGCGGCGAAATGCTTCTCGCGCACCAAGACAATCTTATCCCTAAATAAAgactcaaagatgtattttatacgacgtgaaTATTTAAAAACTGGAGAAAAAGTAAtgagactgacttattagcgttcgGCTCCCTTCTCTGTCGACGTGcgaatgatgccaaaaaacatgaaacaagatgggaaatccttaaaggcttattgtgaaaatgtaataatgtttatagacatgcaacaacagcaacatatatgctatctgttgttatGTTCCcgatttttgagtgtacaaaatgaaagtgtgtgttgagtctgacttggacataatatagactatacacaaatgcttttttatgaaaatgtcattttgtttataaatcatatgcaatctgttgtttccctaattgttgttgttgttgtacatggatgagggtgtgtgttgctgagccccacttggacattaccatgaattgatgaaggtggaccccgacttaaacaagttgaaaaacttattggggtgttaccatttagtggtcaattgtagggaatatgtactgtactgtgcaatctactaataaaagtatcaatcaatctggactggacctggttttaaaaacctttagaAAAGTCTAATTTCAATAATAACCTGGTCTTGTGAAGGTAaggtcattttttattttataaataaaatcaaataagatagataaaaaattgaaatataaaacattttcttggataaaaaaagaaagtaaaataatataaaacaattacatacaaaatagtaattaatgataatgttcggcacacacaatcatgtgtttttcagggactgtgtcccttgccgCCTGTGCTagatatgttgtgggaaccacaattttggtagcagaaagaaacaacccttttttgtgtgagtgggtatggatgagtgtgaatgggggaaggggggggttgatgcactaattgaaagtgtatcctgtatatttttatgttgatttaataaaaaaaacaatgtattgaaacgacagtagcataaggaaagaaaaacaataaatacatattacactcatgatattattatTGTCTTTGATGCTAAtcatttttataatgtattttagaatgtgggaggttttcatgttctttttaaatttaCTCTGGCATCATataaattatatctatatatgcgaatatatatacatatatttatttatttattgtttttctttgattagctatccatccatccattttctactgcctgtCTTTTTTGAGGTCTCGTAGGAAAAGAGGCCCCAATTGGGACTTCGGGATGCAAAACAATTGACAACCATATCCTTGAAaggagactacctgtctagctcaaacGCCAACCTTTAAGTTCTGActgaaagcagttgttttccagataTTTACACACCAACATCTCCTTCTGTGGTCAGGTGGTGTTGTTTAGCTTTAGCGCACACCCAGACAGTGAAAGAAGGAACATAGAAAACGATGCTTTGGCTTCTCCAGGAGAGGAGTCCTCCAtatttgacctgacctcctcccaggaactgcagtcctgtgtaAATGACGCTCTCTGGTAATTAAGCGACTTTTGcttcagtaaagcgtctccgacgtctgTTTGGATCCAGTCGCTCTGCCGTGTCGCCCTTCTGTCCGGacaaggatgacaagaccagaaatacacttcaaaAGCTCCAGAGTTTTACCTCAAAAATAGAGAgataagacaaagtcagagtcagttgcACAAAACACCAAAAGGGATTGGCGCGGTtgggaacttgagggttcctggtttgatccccaccttctaccaacctcgtcacgtccgttgtgtccttgggcaagacacttcacccttgctcctgatgagtcgtggttattgccttgcatggcagctcccgccatcagtgtgtgaatgtgtgtgtgaatgtgtgtgtgaatgtggaaatagtgtcaaagccctttgagtaccttgaaggtatagcagtatgaacctttcaagtcatggctgcaaactgccagtaagaagaagaagtaatagAGCTGGTTGCTTGTTTCTCTCGTGAGATCTGACAACATTAATAGTTTAAATTGAACAATTGACAGGTTGACAACATCCAAACAAACCAAGTCATCTCCAATACAtctcaacattacacacatcctccaggctgagttagtctacatgatgaagtaagctggaaactacatgtaagtcatataaagaaaacatttaaaaattgactGCGATAAcaaatagaataaaaaacatccccacaaatattaactacatttatTGTACCCAATTGTATTTgaatcatacattgtttattgcataaaggtccagggacatacaaaccccgtttccatatgagttgggaaattgtgttagaggtaaataaaaacagaatacaatgatttgcaaatccttttcaacccatattcaattgaatgcactacaaagacaagatatttgatgttcaaactcataatttttattattttttttaagataattaacttaaaatttcatggctgcaacacgtgccaaagtagttgggaaagggcatgttcaccactgtgttacatcaccttttcttttaacaacactcaataaacgttaaggaactgaggaaactaattgttgaagctttgaaagtggaattctttcccattcttgttttatgtagagtttgagtcgttcaacagtccagggtctccgctgttgtattttacgcttcataatgcgccacacattttccatgggagacaggtctggactgcaggcaggccaggaaagtacccgcactctttgttttaccaagccacgctgttgtaacatatgttgaatgtggcttggcattgtcttgctgaaataaacaggggtgtccatgaaaaagatggcgcttaaatggcagcatatgttgttccaaattaTTATGTCACACATGTTACTTGTGCTGATGTTACTTAAActtaaagtctggacagtttatttcaaatcctgcagtttcatttgctgctgctgttctcaccagcacacttgtgtttcttacactgctacttagaagacaatctttcaccacacacactgcaactcaacactttctcacctgtgtgtgttctcatgtgtacttttaaacttcgATTTATGAcataacttttaccacattctgagcaggaaaaaggtttctctcccgtgtgtattctcatgtgcgcTTTGAATTGGTACCttagagtaaaatctttaccgcagattgaacatgtaaaaggtttttctccagtgtgtgttctcatgtgtgctttaaaattgtgcttttgagtaaaatctttaccgcaaattgaacatgaaaaaggtttttctccagtgtgtgttgtcatgtgtagttttaaactttgatttaatacaaatcttttaccacatactgagcaggaaaaaggttgttctccagtatgtattctcatgtgtactttgaaattgtgctttaaagtaaaacatttacgacagattgaacatgaaaaagttttttctccagtgtgtgttctcatgtgtgatttcaGACGactggtatttaaaagttttgtgacagtgagaagatgtgaagtgagtgttgtcagtgtgacatgtcttatcatctttagagtcttcatcatcagtgtcaggagagtgtgacgttgtgtcctcactatctgatagtggagctaagagcttgtctgcttgtgatcctccacagtggtctccatcagcttctgttgtcatgtgttgtgttgagctgctgcttggaggctccccccctcccctctcctcactttcacctttcacctcatcatcttcactcttcacaatcaaATGGAACTTCTCCAACCAttcttgactgatgctgtgttcctcctcttcctctttaaaatgggaggTCAGTGGGTTATTTTCTTccctttgcatttgcaatatatgTGGCGCcttctcttcctccttaatgtggaagggctgtggctcctccttgcccatcctgaagctccacttctgttgctcagagagaagatgttcttcacagacgtctgcaggacacaggaAGACAAACATGGTCGAGAGGAGTCCATCTTTTTTTCAGTCACATGTCAGGAGCGATATTGATAAGATTTTACCAATTCAGATTTCATTTTCAATTCTGCTTTACGATTCGGTTATTTGTGGACTCTTTTGCT
Above is a window of Nerophis ophidion isolate RoL-2023_Sa unplaced genomic scaffold, RoL_Noph_v1.0 HiC_scaffold_117, whole genome shotgun sequence DNA encoding:
- the LOC133547477 gene encoding nuclear speckle splicing regulatory protein 1-like, with translation MNARQEERPLQQQEDPQPPHIKEEEEEVWISQEGECPVGQEEADVSKFPPTVVSVKTEEHEDKPPESSQLHHSPNVCEEHLLSEQQKWSFRMGKEEPQPFHIKEEEKAPHILQMQREENNPLTSHFKEEEEEHSISQEWLEKFHLIVKSEDDEVKGESEERGGGEPPSSSSTQHMTTEADGDHCGGSQADKLLAPLSDSEDTTSHSPDTDDEDSKDDKTCHTDNTHFTSSHCHKTFKYQSSEITHENTHWRKNFFMFNLS